The nucleotide sequence TTCGGCGAGCTGGTCTCCTTGGACCAGCGCCAGCCGCCCGTCCGCAACCGGATACAAGCCCAGGGTGAGGGGACCATCGGCCCCCGGCTCGCCAAACAGTTCCCGGTACGTCCCCGGGAAGAGTTCCCGCAGCACGTCGCGGGCACTGTGGTTCTTTGGGGGCGTGTCGCTCATGGGGCGAGTGTACGGGAGAGACGGCGCGGGGGAAGGTGGGCAAGATTTCAGCATCCCCAACCGTGCCGCTTCGCCCCCTTTGCGCTGCCGCTCTCGCCCTAGACTCTGGCGGTGAGATCGCGCAGCGCCAACCGCAGCGGCATCGTGATCCGGCGGCATGTCACGCCTGCTGGAGACATCATCGTGACCCTGCTCACCCCCCAGGGGAAGGTCAAGGCGGTGGCGCGGGGCGGTGTGCGGGGGCCACTCAGCAGCCGTCTGAACCTCTTTCACCATGTGGGCGTGCAGATGTACCAGACGCCGCAAGCGGACCTGGCGACGGTGCAGCAGGCGGTGCTGGAGGGCGCGCTGCCCCGCCTCGCCGAGCCGGAGCGCTACGCCTTCGCGCACCTGCTGGCGGAGCTTGCCGGGACGCTCTTTCAGGAGGGTGAATTTGCCGAGCAGGCCTTTGACCTGTTTGCGGGTGCGCTGCGCGGCGTCTCTCACCACCCTGACCCCGAGTGGGTGGCGCTGGTGATGAGCTACAAGCTCCTGGGTCTAGCGGGCTTCGTGCCGCAGACCGACCGCTGCGCCCGCTGCGGTGCTCCTGACCCGGCGCACCCCGACCCGCTGGGGGGGCAGCTGCTGTGCGGCGGGTGCGCCAGCCTGCCCGCCTACCCGCCGGGGAGCCTGGAGTTTTTGCGCCGCGTCGTGCGCCGCAGCGTACGCGCGAGCATGGACGCGCCCGTCCCGACCCAGGAACGGCCCGCGCTGTGGCGAGCGCTGGAGCGCTTCGTGACCGTGCAGGTGGGGAACGTGCAGAGCTGGCGGCAGCTCGTGCCGGTGGGAACCCGTGAGGTGTGTTAGAGCAAAGCGCCAGCCACGTCTCTGGACTGGGCCGGATGAGGTCAAAGACCCTTGCCCACGTCCCCCTTGAGTTCGTCTGTGCAAGCTTTCATGTTGGAGAACTCGTAGGACACGTCGACATACCCGTCGCTGCTGTTGAGGGCATTGACGTTCAGCATAATGTTGTCCAGGCCACGCGGAAGTTTCAGACCCTCGGAAACTGACCAGAACGTCGTCAGATACCGGTCCTCCGTCCGAATCGCCATCATCCAGTCGTTGGTTTCATCCCAGATGCTGGAGCTTTTCAGAAAGTCGAAACGCAGTCCTTTGCCGTATTTGTTGTTGAGAGAGGTTTCCAGATCATTAAACACTTGGCGCGTCCGGTAGCCGGACTTGTCGTTGCGGATAATGACGCCGACCCCCCTTACCCGGCAGAGCCCTTGTTCGGGCGAGGCTTTAACCGTGTAGAACTCGAAGTTGCTGTTTGGATTGGGCACTCGGTCAAGCCGGTAGTAGCCGGGCGTCTCCAGCGGCTTCGCGCCCATCTTGAGCAGTTCGCTGATGGGCAGGCCTTGCCGGAGACCAAACGGTTCTACCGGTCCCCCCGTTTGTGCGGTGGCTGGTGTGGACGCAAGAAGCAGCAGGGCGAGGGTCTTTTTCATGACGCCAGGGGTATAGCATTGGAGGAGGAGGAGCGCATGCAGATTTGCGGCCGTCCTCCTGGCATTCAGGAGACCCTCAGCGGTTTTTCTCGATGAAGTCGATCACCGCCTGCCGCGTTCCCCCCAGGAACGTGAGGGGCCGGGCGAGGGCGGCGACAATCGTGATGTGGTTGACGCGTGGAAGCACCGTGCGCGTGACCGGCACCCCGGCCCTTTGGAGCGCGGCTTCCAGGTTGAGGGCGTTTTGTGGGTGAACGGTGGTGTCGTTTGCGGCGACAAGGAGCAGGTGGGGCGGTGCGTCCGGGCGCACGTGACGATCAGGCATCACCTCGTCTGGGGTGGCGTTTTCGGGAAAGGCCACGCGGCTGGGGTACTGCCGGAAATCATAGCTGTACGGCCCGGCGATGCCGATCACGCCGCGCACCGCCGTGATGGGCACCCCCGCCTCCCGCAGCCAGCGGGCATTGTCCACGGCCTCCACGGCATTAAAGGCCCCCGCCGAATGCCCGACCACAAACAGGTTGTTCGGGTTGCCGCCGAACCTGCGCGCGTGGTCCCGCAGCCACCGCAGGGCAGCGGCGGTGTCCTGGATGTAGGTTGGATAGCGGTGTTGCGGCGCCAGGCGGTAATTCATCACGCCCGTCACGTACCCGGCGCGCGCCAGGCTCTCCCCGACAAACCGGTGTCCGGCCTTGTCGCCGCCCTGCCAGGAACCGCCGTGCACAAAGAGCACGACCGGCGCATTTCGGGCCTGTGCGGGGGCATACACGTCGAGCAGATTGCGCTCGGCGGGCCCGTAGCGCTGGTCCGCAGCTACCGTCAGACCGCGTGTGCTGATGGCGCTATTCAGGGCCTGTTGTGCGTCTCCTGCCGAACAGGCGCCCAGGGAGACGCTGAGGGCGAGGAGACCCAGGAAGGAAAGAGCGGCGCGAACAGGCCAGGAGCGCAAGGGCATGCGCGCAGGCTAACGGCCTGTGGGGCGGAGAGTGAGCTCGGGGGCACACTCGGGCTTGCGGGTGTCTTGAACGTCGCGTGCCGGCCTACACTCCTGGCCCCGGGGGCGCGCTACCCTGCTGGAGATGGCCGCCGCCCTCCCCCCCACAGATGCGCTGGTGGTGGGTGGCGGCCCAGCGGGTGTGAGCCTTGCGGCCGAACTCGCCGCCCGGGGGCTAAGCGTGCGGCTGGTCGCCCCGCACCCGCCGCGGCCCTTTCCACCGACCTACGGCGCGTGGCTCGACGAGCTGCCCGACTGGGCGCGCGCCACCCTCGCGGACGTGTGGACGGACGTGCGCGCCTACACTTCGGACCGGCCCACGCCGCTCCTGCGCGCCTACGCCCTCTTCGACAACATCCGCCTGCTGAACACGCTGCTCGCCCGCGGCGGGGGCGGCCTGACCTGGACTGTGGGGCGGGTGCGGGGTGCCGTGCGAGGAGGGGAGGGCTGGGAGGTGTGTGGCGCGTGCGGCGAGACTTGGCGAGCCCACGTCCTGCTGGATGCCGGGGGCCACGCGGGGAGCCTGACCCGGCCCCGGCACCCAGGGGGCGCCGCGCTCCAGACAGCCTTCGGGATCGTCGGGTACTTTGACCGGCCTCCGGCCGCTCCGGGCGGGATGGTGTGGATGGACCACCGCCCACCTTGTCCGGGAGTCCGGGGGCCGCCCACCTTTCTGTACGCCATGCACCTGGGTGACGACCGTTATCTGGTCGAGGAAACCAGTCTGATCGCCCGCCCTGCCCTTTCCCGCCGCGCCTTGCAGGAGCGGCTGCATGCCCGCCTCAGCGCTCAGGGCACGCCGCCCCACGACATTGAGCGGGAGGAATGGGTCGCCTTTCCGATGAACGCTGCCGCGCCCCAGCCGGGCGCTGTGCTCGCCTTTGGCTCGGCGGCGGGCCTGGTTCACCCCGTCAGCGGCTTTCAGGTGGCGGGGGCACTTCACGACGCGCCGCGGGTGGCCGAGGCGGTTGCCGTTGCCCTCGCTCGTCGCGGGCCGGTGGCGGCCACGCAGGCCGGGTGGGCGGCCCTGTGGCCTCCCGAGCGCCGGGCCGCCCGTGAAGTCGCCCTGCTGGGGGTACAAGCCCTGCTCACGCTTCCGGGAAAGCAGCTCCCCGCCTTTTTCGACACGTTTTTTCACCTGCCGCCTGCCCAGTGGCGCGCCTTTTTATCTCCCCATACAGAGGCGGGGACCCTGGCACGAACCATGCTGCGGCTTTTTGCCCACGTGCCTCTCGCCGTGCGGGTCGCCCTTGTCCGCGCGGCCTTTGCGGAGCCGGGCGCCAGCCTGCGCGCGCTGCACAGGGCGGCCCAGTTCCCCCGCACCTCGGGGACGGACGGCGAGTAAAGGGGCACGCTGCGTTCCCGTTCCCCCTCCCCGGACAGCTCTCAGAGAGCTTGCCTATACTGGTCGTATGTCCCTGCTCGACATGATCGGTCCCGTGATGATCGGGCCGAGCAGCAGCCATACTGCGGGGGCCTGCCGTCTGGGGCTGGTCGCGCACCACCTCCTCGGTGAAGCTCCCCGCCGGGCCGTGATCGGGCTGCACGCCTCCTTTGCCAAGACGGGGAAGGGCCACGGCACCCATCTCGCGCTTGTCGCTGGCCTGCTCGGCTTCGCACCCGACGACCCCCGCCTCCCCCGCGCCGTTGAGGAGGCGGAGGCGGCGGGCCTCACGGCTGAGTTCCGCCACGTGGACCTGGGAGACGTTCATCCCAACACGGCCCAGATTGACCTCTGGGGCGAGACGCAGCACGTGACCGTGCAGGGAAGCTCCACCGGTGGCGGCGTGATTCAGGTGACGCAGGTGCAGGGCCTGGGCGTGAACTTCAGCGGCGCGGCCCCCACGGTCCTGCTGCGCTACACCGATGCGGTGGGCATGATCGCCCGCATCGCGAGCACGATCGCCGCCGACGGCGTGAACATCGCTTCTCTCACCTGCACGCGCGAGACGCGCGGGGGGCAGGCCCTCGTCGCCATCGAACTTGACGCGCTCCTCAGCAGAGAGGCCCTCGCCTTTTTCAACCACTGGCCCGACACGAACTGGGTACGCCTGCTGCCCAAATTGATGGACGGCTAAAGCGGTGGCCCCAGGAGAGTGCCCATGACCCTCGAAGAACTGATGAATGCCCCTGCTCCAGCCTCCGCCTGGGTGCTCGCGCAGGACTGTGCCCAGACGGGCCTAGACCCCCAGGACGTCCGCCACGAGATGCGCCGGCGCATCGGGGAGATGCGCGCTTCCATCGAGCGCGGCCTGGCCTCGAACGCCCCCAGCATCACCGGCATGGTGGGTTGGAACGCCAAGGGCCTGTGGGAGGCACCCGACGTGCTGGAAGCGCCCCTTCTGAAGCGCGTCCAGGCCTACGCGATGGCCGTGAACGAGGAAAACGCCCGCATGGGCCGCATTGTCGCCGCACCGACCGCGGGAAGCGCGGGCACCATCCCCGGCGCGCTGATCGGGGTGGCGGATCACCTGGGGTTACCGGACGAGCGGCTCATCGACCCGATGATCCTTGCTGCGGGTGTGGGCAAGGCGATCAGCCGTCGCATGTTCATCTCCGGCGCGGCGGGGGGCTGCCAGGCCGAGATCGGCTCCAGTGCCGCCATGGCCGCCGCCGCCGTCACGGAGCTGCTGGGTGGTACGCCGCGCGCCGCCGTTCACGCTGCGTCCCTCGCCCTGATGAACACCATCGGCCTGGTGTGCGACCCGGTCGGCGGTTACGTGGAGGTGCCCTGCGTGAGCCGCAACGCCTTTTATGCCGTCCATGCGGTGAGCGCCGCGCAACTCGCCCTCGCGGGACTCGAATCCTTTATTCCCCCTGACGAGGTGCTGGGCGCGATGGCGTCCGTGGGCCGGATGATGCCCGCTGCCCTGCGCGAGACGGCCGAGGGGGGTCTGGCCCAGACCCCCACCGGGCTGGCGGTCACGGCCCGGATGGAAGGCCGCGAGGAAGGCGAGCTGCCCGGCGGAATGGTGGCGTTGCCGCTGGCCTGAGGGCTCAAACCGGAACGCTGAGGCCCAGCGCCGCCCGCAGTTCGGCGTGTGAGAACAGAACGTGTTCCGCCCCCGCCTGGCGCAATGCCTGGGCGCTGTCCGGATGAATGTGCCCGCCCGCCAGCAGGCCCCAAACCGTCGCCCCGGCCGCCACGCCCGCCGTGAGGCCGGTCACGCTGTCCTCGACCACGAGCGCGCGCGTGGGAGAGACGCCCAGTTGTGCGGCGGCAAAGGCGTACAGGTCCGGAGCAGGCTTGCCGCGCCCACCGACATGGGCGGGGTCGTAGACATGCTCGCCCACGAGGTCGGCAAGCCCAGCCGCCGCCATCTTGAGCCGCAGCCGAGCGCGCAGGCTGTTACTCGCCACTGCAACAGGAAGCCCCGCCGCCCGCAGGGCCCGCAGGGTATCTGCCGCTCCCTCGATGGCGGGCGTGGCCGTAAAGGCTCGGGCCAGTCGGGCGTCCAGCTCGGGCAGGAACCCCTCGGGCGGCACCCAGCGGTGCTCGGCGTGCAGCCAGTCGAACAGAGCTTGGTGGGTTCCCCCCACCGCTCGCCTCATCAGGGTGTCCCGGTCCAGCGTGAGGCCGTGCTCGGCCAGCAGGTCCAGCCAGACGGCGTTGCCCAGCAGCTCGCTGTCTACCAGCACGCCGTCAAGGTCGAAGAGGACGGCGGCAAAGGGCAGCTTGCTCACTGCGTGTCGCTCTCGGGACCGTTCTCCCAGCCGGCCAGAATATGAATATGGGTGTGAAAGACCATCTGCCCCCCGCCCGGCCCGCAGTTCACCAGCAGGCGGTAGTCGTTGGCGTGCTGCCGAGCGACGTTCACGGCGGTGAGCCATAGCTCGCCCATCTCGGCGGCATCTTTGATCTCGTCTATCCGGGTGGTCACCTTCTTGGGAATCACGAGGAGGTGAATGGGCGCTTTGGGCGCGATGTCGCGGATGGCGATGTAACGGTCATCCTCGTACACCACATCGGCGGGCAGTTCGCGGTTGATGATGCGCGTAAAGAGGGTCGGGGTGGGTGACGTGTTCGTCATGCCTTTACTCTAAGGATTCTTGCCGGGTCCGGCAGGCACACTCAGAACATGCGACTTCCTCAACGCCTGCTTCTTGCCGCCGCACTCGGGGCGTTCGCCGCCCGGCGCGCCCTCCGCTCCCCCTACGACCTGACGGGCAAGAGCGTGCTGATCACCGGCGGGTCACGCGGTCTGGGCCTGGCGCTCGCCCACGAGTTGACGGCGCGCGGCGCCCGCGTCATGCTGCTTGCCCGCGACAGCGGCGAACTGGAACGCGCCGCGAGGAACCTGCGCGCGGAGGGCGCGACCGTCCACACCGTGACGGCCGACGTGACCGTGCCCGCTGACCTCGAGCGGGCGGTGGAGGAGACGGCCCGCGTATACGGCGGCCTCGATGTGGTGGTACACAGCGCCGGCCTGATTCAGGTTGGACCGCTGGAAAACATGACGGAGGAGGATTTCCGCGAGATCATGGAGGTGAACGCCTTTGCGGCCCTGCGCCTCACCCGCGTTGCCCTGCCGCTGCTGCGCGCCCGCCGGGGCCGGATCCTCCTCATCACCTCCGTGGGGGGCAAGGTCGCCGTGCCGCACCTCGCACCCTACTCGGTGAGCAAGTTCGCCGCCGTTGGCCTCGGTCAGGCGCTGCGGGCCGAACTCGCCCGCGAGGGCATCGGCGTGACCACCGTCTGCCCTTCGCTGATGCGCACCGGAAGCCCTCGCCACGCCGAGGTAAAGGGCCAGCAGAGGAAGGAATACACCCTTTTTGCCACCCTGGATAACCTGCCCGTCGTGTCCCTGGAGGCCGCGGAGGCCGCCCGGCGGATCGTCAACGCCCTGGTGCGCGGGGACGCTGAGGCGATGATCGGGGGCCCGGCCCTGTTGCTGCGCTACGCGCAGGCCCTCGCCCCGCAGCTGACCGCCGACGTGATGGCCCTCACCAACCGCGTTTTGCCGGGCCCCACGCCCAGCACCCAGGGCGTGAAGGGGGCGAGCGCCGAGACGCCGATCACGCTGAGGAATCCTCTCAAGCGGGCGGCGGAGGCGGAGTGGAACGAGCGGTGACCAGAGGTTCGCTGATCTTCCCGGTCTTCCCTCAGCCCCGCCACCAGTCGTCGAACGGCGTGACCGGCAGCGCGCGTTTGTGCCGGGTGTTGCGGTACAGGCTTTCGAGTTTGGCGGCGACGTCCGGGGAGACCTCGCGGCCCTCGAGGTAGGCGTCGATCTGCGCGTAGGTCACGCCCAGCGCCACCTCATCCGGGAGGCCGGGGCGGTCGTCTTCCAGGTCGGCGGTGGGCACCTTGCGCCAGGTCGCTTCGGGGGCGCCCAGGTGGGCGAGGAGTTGCGCGCCCTGCCTTTTCGTCAGGCCGGTCAGGGGGGTGAGGTCGACGCCGCCGTCCCCGTACTTGGTGAAAAAGCCGGTGAGGGCCTCTGCGGCGTGGTCCGTGCCCACCACCAGCAGGTTTTCCTGTCCGGCGATGGCGTACTGAGCGGCCATGCGTTCGCGGGCCTTGATGTTGCCGCGCACATAGTCCCGCAGAGGATCGTGGGGGCCTGCGGCCGCCGAGTTGTGCAGCGCTCTCCCCAGAGCCTGCGCGACCTCCTGGGCGCACGCGTCCACGGCGGCTTTGATATTGACCGTGAGGGTCCGGTCGGGGCGAATAAAGGCCAGCGCCGCCCGCGCGTCTGCCTCGTCTGCCTGAACGCCGTAGGGAAGGCGAACCGCGAAGAAGGTGGCGTCGCCGCCTCCGGCCCGCACGCGCTCGGCGGCAAGCTGGCAAAGCCGGCCTGCCAGCGTGCTGTCCTGGCCGCCGCTGATGCCCAGGACAAAGCCCCGAGCGGGGGTACTGCGCAGGTACTCTGCCAAAAAGGTCACGCGGCGCTCAACTTCCCCGGCAGGGTCGATCTCCGGTTGCACGTGGAGGGTGCGGCGAATCTCGTCTCGGAGCATGGGCGGAGTATTCCACGGGCCGCCCGGGAGCGCCCACCAAGCGTCAAGGGTTTCTGAGCGAACCCGCCTGCTCTTGTGCCTGCGGTCACGTACACTTCGCACGTCATGACTGCGATGCCCCGCGCTGTTCCGCTTGACGATGCCATCGACCGCCTGGGCCTGGGCCGCTTTCAGTGGCGGCTGCTGGCGATCTGCGGCCTGACCTGGGCTGCCGATGCGATGGAAGTTCTTCTGATGGGTTTTGCCCTGCCGGGCATCAGCGCCGCCTTCGGGCTGGAACGCGGCTCGTCCGCCGCGACCCTGCTCCTGACGGCCACCTTTGCGGGAATGCTCGTGGGCGCGGTGTTTTGGGGCTGGCTGGCCGACCGGATCGGCCGGCGGGCGGTCTTTCTGACCACCGTCACGCTGGGCGTGGTGTTCGGCCTTGCCGGAGCCTTTGCGCCGAGTGTGGCTTGGCTGGTCGCTGCCCGGTTTCTGACGGGCTTCGCGATCGGCGGCACCCTCCCGGTGGACTACGCGATGATGGCCGAGTTTGTGCCCACCGCGTGGCGGGGGCGCTTTTTGGTGTACCTGGAGAGCTTCTGGGCGCTGGGAACGGTCGCGGTGGCCGCACTGGCCTGGTGGCTGAGCACCCTCTTTGAACCCGCCGAGGCGTGGCGCTGGCTGCTCGCCCTCGCCGCATTGCCGGGCGTGGTCGGCCTGCTGGCCCGGCTGGGCATTCCCGATTCGCCCCGCTCGCTGCTTGTGCGCGGGCGTGAGCCGGAAGCCCGGCGTGCCCTGGGCCGGGTGGCCCGCGCCAACGGCACGGCTCTGCCGGATGCGCCGCTTCTTGTGCCGCCGCCCGCGCCCCGCGTTACCCCCGCTGCGCTGTTCACGGGGCCGTTGCGCCGCCGCACCGTGCTGCTCGCCCTGGTGTGGTTCGGCCTCAGCCTGGGGTACTACGGCATCTTCTCGTGGCTGCCCTCCTTCCTGCGGGCGCAGGGCCTCGAGCTGGGCGCGGTATACCGGACCACGCTGCTGCTCGCGCTGGCGCAGATTCCGGGCTACGCTCTGGCTGCGTACCTGGTCGAGCAGGTGGGCCGCCGCGCCACCCTGGTGGGTTACCTGGCCGCCAGCGCGTTGGGGGCCTACCTTTTCCTGCTCGCCGGGACGCCCTCGGCCGTTCTGCTGACGTCCGCCCTGCTGTCCTTTGCGCTGCTGGGGGCATGGGGAGCGCTGTACGCCTACACGCCGGAACTCTTTCCCACGCCGCTGCGCACGACCGGAATGGGCGTTGCGAGCGGCATGGCCCGGCTCGCCAGCGTTCTGTCCCCCAGCGTGGGGGCGCTGCTGCTGACTGGGCGACTGGGCGCGGC is from Deinococcus sp. YIM 77859 and encodes:
- a CDS encoding SDR family oxidoreductase, whose protein sequence is MRLPQRLLLAAALGAFAARRALRSPYDLTGKSVLITGGSRGLGLALAHELTARGARVMLLARDSGELERAARNLRAEGATVHTVTADVTVPADLERAVEETARVYGGLDVVVHSAGLIQVGPLENMTEEDFREIMEVNAFAALRLTRVALPLLRARRGRILLITSVGGKVAVPHLAPYSVSKFAAVGLGQALRAELAREGIGVTTVCPSLMRTGSPRHAEVKGQQRKEYTLFATLDNLPVVSLEAAEAARRIVNALVRGDAEAMIGGPALLLRYAQALAPQLTADVMALTNRVLPGPTPSTQGVKGASAETPITLRNPLKRAAEAEWNER
- the sdaAA gene encoding L-serine ammonia-lyase, iron-sulfur-dependent, subunit alpha yields the protein MTLEELMNAPAPASAWVLAQDCAQTGLDPQDVRHEMRRRIGEMRASIERGLASNAPSITGMVGWNAKGLWEAPDVLEAPLLKRVQAYAMAVNEENARMGRIVAAPTAGSAGTIPGALIGVADHLGLPDERLIDPMILAAGVGKAISRRMFISGAAGGCQAEIGSSAAMAAAAVTELLGGTPRAAVHAASLALMNTIGLVCDPVGGYVEVPCVSRNAFYAVHAVSAAQLALAGLESFIPPDEVLGAMASVGRMMPAALRETAEGGLAQTPTGLAVTARMEGREEGELPGGMVALPLA
- a CDS encoding MFS transporter; the encoded protein is MTAMPRAVPLDDAIDRLGLGRFQWRLLAICGLTWAADAMEVLLMGFALPGISAAFGLERGSSAATLLLTATFAGMLVGAVFWGWLADRIGRRAVFLTTVTLGVVFGLAGAFAPSVAWLVAARFLTGFAIGGTLPVDYAMMAEFVPTAWRGRFLVYLESFWALGTVAVAALAWWLSTLFEPAEAWRWLLALAALPGVVGLLARLGIPDSPRSLLVRGREPEARRALGRVARANGTALPDAPLLVPPPAPRVTPAALFTGPLRRRTVLLALVWFGLSLGYYGIFSWLPSFLRAQGLELGAVYRTTLLLALAQIPGYALAAYLVEQVGRRATLVGYLAASALGAYLFLLAGTPSAVLLTSALLSFALLGAWGALYAYTPELFPTPLRTTGMGVASGMARLASVLSPSVGALLLTGRLGAALTLFAACFAVSAACAWAIGVETRGQKLTETLMPENGA
- a CDS encoding HAD family phosphatase, yielding MSKLPFAAVLFDLDGVLVDSELLGNAVWLDLLAEHGLTLDRDTLMRRAVGGTHQALFDWLHAEHRWVPPEGFLPELDARLARAFTATPAIEGAADTLRALRAAGLPVAVASNSLRARLRLKMAAAGLADLVGEHVYDPAHVGGRGKPAPDLYAFAAAQLGVSPTRALVVEDSVTGLTAGVAAGATVWGLLAGGHIHPDSAQALRQAGAEHVLFSHAELRAALGLSVPV
- the recO gene encoding DNA repair protein RecO, with translation MRSRSANRSGIVIRRHVTPAGDIIVTLLTPQGKVKAVARGGVRGPLSSRLNLFHHVGVQMYQTPQADLATVQQAVLEGALPRLAEPERYAFAHLLAELAGTLFQEGEFAEQAFDLFAGALRGVSHHPDPEWVALVMSYKLLGLAGFVPQTDRCARCGAPDPAHPDPLGGQLLCGGCASLPAYPPGSLEFLRRVVRRSVRASMDAPVPTQERPALWRALERFVTVQVGNVQSWRQLVPVGTREVC
- the sdaAB gene encoding L-serine ammonia-lyase, iron-sulfur-dependent subunit beta, whose amino-acid sequence is MSLLDMIGPVMIGPSSSHTAGACRLGLVAHHLLGEAPRRAVIGLHASFAKTGKGHGTHLALVAGLLGFAPDDPRLPRAVEEAEAAGLTAEFRHVDLGDVHPNTAQIDLWGETQHVTVQGSSTGGGVIQVTQVQGLGVNFSGAAPTVLLRYTDAVGMIARIASTIAADGVNIASLTCTRETRGGQALVAIELDALLSREALAFFNHWPDTNWVRLLPKLMDG
- a CDS encoding alpha/beta hydrolase yields the protein MPLRSWPVRAALSFLGLLALSVSLGACSAGDAQQALNSAISTRGLTVAADQRYGPAERNLLDVYAPAQARNAPVVLFVHGGSWQGGDKAGHRFVGESLARAGYVTGVMNYRLAPQHRYPTYIQDTAAALRWLRDHARRFGGNPNNLFVVGHSAGAFNAVEAVDNARWLREAGVPITAVRGVIGIAGPYSYDFRQYPSRVAFPENATPDEVMPDRHVRPDAPPHLLLVAANDTTVHPQNALNLEAALQRAGVPVTRTVLPRVNHITIVAALARPLTFLGGTRQAVIDFIEKNR
- the nadE gene encoding ammonia-dependent NAD(+) synthetase, whose translation is MLRDEIRRTLHVQPEIDPAGEVERRVTFLAEYLRSTPARGFVLGISGGQDSTLAGRLCQLAAERVRAGGGDATFFAVRLPYGVQADEADARAALAFIRPDRTLTVNIKAAVDACAQEVAQALGRALHNSAAAGPHDPLRDYVRGNIKARERMAAQYAIAGQENLLVVGTDHAAEALTGFFTKYGDGGVDLTPLTGLTKRQGAQLLAHLGAPEATWRKVPTADLEDDRPGLPDEVALGVTYAQIDAYLEGREVSPDVAAKLESLYRNTRHKRALPVTPFDDWWRG
- a CDS encoding lycopene cyclase family protein; this translates as MAAALPPTDALVVGGGPAGVSLAAELAARGLSVRLVAPHPPRPFPPTYGAWLDELPDWARATLADVWTDVRAYTSDRPTPLLRAYALFDNIRLLNTLLARGGGGLTWTVGRVRGAVRGGEGWEVCGACGETWRAHVLLDAGGHAGSLTRPRHPGGAALQTAFGIVGYFDRPPAAPGGMVWMDHRPPCPGVRGPPTFLYAMHLGDDRYLVEETSLIARPALSRRALQERLHARLSAQGTPPHDIEREEWVAFPMNAAAPQPGAVLAFGSAAGLVHPVSGFQVAGALHDAPRVAEAVAVALARRGPVAATQAGWAALWPPERRAAREVALLGVQALLTLPGKQLPAFFDTFFHLPPAQWRAFLSPHTEAGTLARTMLRLFAHVPLAVRVALVRAAFAEPGASLRALHRAAQFPRTSGTDGE
- a CDS encoding histidine triad nucleotide-binding protein, which gives rise to MTNTSPTPTLFTRIINRELPADVVYEDDRYIAIRDIAPKAPIHLLVIPKKVTTRIDEIKDAAEMGELWLTAVNVARQHANDYRLLVNCGPGGGQMVFHTHIHILAGWENGPESDTQ